A single Macaca mulatta isolate MMU2019108-1 chromosome 11, T2T-MMU8v2.0, whole genome shotgun sequence DNA region contains:
- the KRT1 gene encoding keratin, type II cytoskeletal 1, whose amino-acid sequence MSRQFSSRSGYRSGGGFSSGSAGIVNYQRRTTSSSTRRSGGGGGRFSSCGGGGGGSFGAGGGFGSRSLVNLGGSKSISISVARGGGRSGFGGGYGGGGFGGGGFGGGGFGGGGFGGGGIGGGGFGGFGSGGGGFGGGGFGGGGYGGGYGPVCPPGGIQEVTINQSLLQPLNVEIDPEIQKVKSREREQIKSLNNQFASFIDKVRFLEQQNQVLQTKWELLQQVDTSTRTHNLEPYFESFINNLRRRVDQLKSDQSRLDSELKNMQDMVEDYRNKYEDEINKRTNAENEFVTIKKDVDSAYMTKVDLQAKLDNLQQEIDFLTALYQAELSQMQTQISETNVILSMDNNRSLDLDSIIAEVKAQYEEIAQKSKAEAESLYQSKYEELQITAGRHGDSVKNSKIEISELNRVIQRLRSEIDNVKKQIANLQQSISDAEQRGESALKDAKNKLNDLEDALQQAKEDLARLLRDYQELMNTKLALDLEIATYRTLLEGEESRMSGECAPNVSVSVSTSHTTISGGGGRGGGGGGYGSGGGSYGSGGGGGGGGRGSYGSGGGSYGSGGGGGGHGSYGSGSSSGGYRGGSGGGGGGSSGGRGSGGGSSGGSIGGRGSSSGGVKSSGGSSSVKFVSTTYSGVTR is encoded by the exons ATGAGTCGGCAGTTTAGTTCCAGGTCTGGGTACCGAAGTGGAGGGGGCTTCAGCTCCGGCTCTGCTGGGATAGTCAACTACCAGCGCAGGACCACCAGCAGCTCCACACGCCGCAGtggaggaggtggtgggagaTTTTCaagctgtggtggtggtggtggtggtagctTTGGTGCTGGTGGTGGATTTGGAAGTCGGAGTCTTGTTAACCTTGGTGGCAGTAAAAGCATCTCCATAAGTGTGGCTAGAGGAGGTGGACGTAGTGGCTTTGGTGGTGGTTATGGTGGTGGTGGCTTTGGTGGCGGTggctttggtggtggtggttttggtGGTGGTGGCTTTGGTGGTGGTGGCATTGGGGGTGGTGGCTTTGGTGGTtttggcagtggtggtggtggttttggtGGAGGTGGCTTCGGGGGTGGTGGATATGGGGGTGGTTATGGGCCTGTCTGCCCCCCTGGTGGCATACAAGAAGTCACTATCAACCAGAGCCTTCTTCAGCCCCTCAATGTGGAGATTGACCCTGAGATCCAAAAAGTGAAGTCTCGAGAAAGGGAGCAAATCAAGTCACTCAACAACCAATTTGCCTCCTTCATTGACAAG GTGAGGTTCCTGGAGCAGCAGAACCAGGTACTGCAAACAAAATGGGAGCTGCTGCAGCAGGTAGATACCTCCACTAGAACCCATAATTTAGAGCCCTACTTTGAGTCATTCATCAACAATCTCAGAAGGAGAGTGGACCAACTGAAGAGCGATCAATCTCGGTTGGATTCAGAACTGAAGAACATGCAGGACATGGTGGAGGATTACCGGAACAA GTATGAGGATGAAATCAACAAGCGGACAAATGCAGAGAATGAATTTGTGACCATCAAGAAG GATGTGGATAGTGCTTATATGACCAAGGTGGACCTTCAGGCCAAACTTGACAACTTGCAGCAGGAAATTGATTTCCTTACAGCACTCTACCAAGCA GAGTTGTCTCAGATGCAGACTCAAATCAGTGAAACTAATGTCATCCTCTCTATGGACAACAACCGCAGTCTCGACCTGGACAGCATCATTGCTGAGGTCAAGGCCCAGTATGAGGAGATTGCCCAGAAGAGCAAAGCTGAGGCTGAGTCCTTGTACCAGAGCAAG TATGAAGAGCTGCAGATCACTGCTGGCAGACATGGTGATAGTGTGAAAAATTCAAAGATAGAAATTTCCGAGCTGAATCGTGTGATCCAGAGACTTAGATCTGAAATCGACAATGTCAAGAAGCAG ATCGCCAACTTGCAGCAGTCCATCAGTGATGCAGAGCAGCGTGGCGAGAGTGCCCTCAAGGATGCCAAGAACAAGCTGAATGACCTGGAGGATGCCCTGCAGCAGGCCAAGGAAGACCTGGCCCGCCTGCTGCGCGACTACCAGGAGCTGATGAACACCAAGCTGGCCCTGGATCTGGAGATTGCCACCTACAGGACCCTCCTGGAGGGAGAGGAAAGCAG GATGTCTGGAGAATGTGCCCCGAACGTGAGCGTGT CTGTGAGCACAAGCCACACCACCATCAGTGGAGGTGGCGGCCGAGGAGGTGGCGGCGGGGGCTACGGCTCCGGAGGTGGCAGCTATGGTTCTGgaggtggcggcggcggcggcggccgtgGCAGCTATGGCTCCGGAGGTGGCAGCTACGGCtccggaggcggcggcggcggccatGGCAGCTACGGCTCCGGAAGCAGCAGTGGGGGCTACAGAGGCGGCTctggaggaggcggcggcggcagctCGGGCGGCCGGGGCTCTGGCGGCGGGAGCTCAGGAGGCTCCATAGGCGGCCGGGGATCCAGCTCTGGGGGTGTCAAGTCCTCTGGTGGCAGTTCCAGCGTGAAGTTTGTTTCTACCACTTACTCCGGAGTAACCAGATAA